Genomic segment of Odontesthes bonariensis isolate fOdoBon6 chromosome 10, fOdoBon6.hap1, whole genome shotgun sequence:
tcacttagtttctcactcactgctgctactagctgctggatcaggggttcactcagtttcttactcactgctgctaccagctgctggatcaggggttcactcagtttcttactcaatgctgctaccagctgatggatcaggggttcactcagtttcttactcactgctgctactagctgctggatcaggggttcacttagtgtctcactcactgctgctaccagctgctggatcaggggttcacttagtttctcactgattgcttctactagctgcttaatcaagggttcacttagtttctcactcactgctgttatcagctgctggatcaggggttcacttagtttctcactgctgctaccagctgctggatcaggggttcacttagtttctcaatgctgctaccagctattggatcaggggttcacttagtttctcactcactgctgctaccagctgctggatccggggttaacttagtttctcacacactgctgctactagctgctggatcaggggttcacttagtttctcactcactgctgctaccagctgctggatcaggggttaacttagtttctcactcactgctgctaccagctgctggatcaggggttcacttagtttctcactcactgctgctaccagctgctggatcaggggttcacttagtttctcacactgctgcttctactagctgctggatcaggggttcacttagtttctcactcactgctgctaccagctactggatcaggggttcacttagtttctcactcactgctgctaccagctactggatcaggggttcacttagtttctcactgctgctgccagctgctggatcaggggttcacttagtttctcactcactgctgctaccagctactggatcaggggttcacttagtttctcacacactgctcctactagctgctggatcaggggttcacttagtttctcactgctgctgccagctgctggatcaggggttcacttagtttctcactgctgctgccagctgctggatcaggggttcacttagtttctcactcactgctgctaccagctgctggatcaggggttcgcttagtttctcactgctgctaccagctgctggatcaggggtttacttagtttctcacactgctgctgctactagctgctggatcaagggttcacttagtttctcactcactgctgctaccagctgctggatcaggggttcacttagtttctcacgcactgctgctactagctactggatcaggggttcacttagtttctcacacactgctgctatcagctgctggatcaggggttcacttagtttctcactgctgctaccagctgctggatcaggggttcacttagtttctcactgctgctaccagctgctggatcaggggttcgcttagtttctcactcagtgctgctaccagctgctggatcaggggttcacttagtttctcacactgctgctgctactagctgctggatcaagggttcacttagtttctcactcactgctgctaccagcagctggatcaggggttcacttagtttctcacacactacTTCTACTAGCTGCtcgatcaggggttcacttagtttctcactcactgctgctaccagctgctggatcaggggttcacttagtttctcacgcactgctgctaccagctactggatcaggggttcacttagtttctcacacactgctgctatcagctgctggatcaggggttcacttagtatCCCACactactgctgctactagctgctggatcaggggttcacttagtttctcacttactgctgctttcagctgctggatcaggggttcacttagtttctcactgctgctaccagctactggatcaggggttcacttagtttctcacacactgctgctaccagctgctggatcaggggtttacttagtttctcacactgctACTGTTACTagatgctggatcaggggttcactcagtttctcactgctgttaccagctgctggatcaggggttcaattagtttctcactgctgctaccagctgctggatcaggggttcacttagtttttcacacattgctgctaccagctgctggatcaggggttcacttagtttctcactcactgctgctaccagctgctggatcaggggttcacttagtttctcactgctgctaccagctgctggatcaagggttcacttagtttctcactcactgctgctaccagctgctggatcacgggttcacttagtttctcactcactgctgctaccagctgctggatcaggggttcacttagtttctctcacactgctgctgctactagctgctggatcaggggttcacttagtttctcactcactgctgctaccagctgcagtaggtccggaccaaacaagcggacctAGACCAAGCTGAAAGctcggactcggtccggatcaaacgaaccctggtgcggatcttttggaggtgtgaaagcagaccggacctaatcccagactttttgcttttttgtacctcgggatcatccgtcgtttgtctgctgctaggtaacagaacagagcgtcgttcttctaattactagaccggctgtggtaaagctaacgaaagaccgaatCAGCATTATCCTCCGTAGCCGCCTTGCCCTTTGTCGTCGTTAttgataaattacttgtacagcagcatagtaattacacagttgtgaaaatagcaaaacgttgaaaaaacatatagttttgattatattaaaagaaATAACGGCACAGAAAGCGTCCATGattacattcacttttgaacttagcactttttattgcgcgtgtcgattctgaccaatagccgaacgacttcagggcacgtggctttgttgacatattttggtccgtttactgaaatgtagtctgaaagcgaaccgcaccaaaatgaaaaaaaaaaggttcggaccaaagcaagtgaactatcatactttcctggtctgaatacgcccttagtttctcactcactgcttctgtgtttggtctcagtttttgttccataaaggctgattcatggTCGTCTCCGTCGATGGAGACCCTCctggagacgctctccgtcgcttgcgtgcgtcggccagcATTCcgatctatccgtcgaggagacggagactcgcggagactgcaagggttgtgattggtcggctaacaacatcctTTCCAGAATCACTTTTCTGGTTTAGTGCCTtattcaaaattatttgcatttcaaaatcaacaatTTCCAACTCCaaaaacagtctttctctctcggtcgccatcgttcactgtgagtagtggaacggagccggaaggtgaacaatcaatcaaccactttcaccgtAGACGTCagcagattgggtcgtctaacgtagcgccgcctgctGATTGGGAGGGGAACTGCCTTGGGTAGCCGACATCCTgacggagaactttgaaaggACGGAGAGGCTCTCCGTAGTCACGGAGACGGACTGACGgagagcgacggagaagcatactgaggcctttaatCATGACGCactgtaatatgtcatgtgttgttccaTTTTAACCCCTGAAAAGGAACAGAGGATTTCTTTATCCTCATGTGATGCGTAAAACCTTCGATTTGAAAGAGGGTGTAATTTCTTGATAAGTACCCATGAACTTTGTGTTGGATTTCGAATCAGACGTACCTGAGAGTCCCAGTTCAGTCACTAAATCCTTTTAGTTTACTCGGTTCTGTACCAAAGGTGTTAAGTTAGTTCTTGTGATGCACCAGTTCTTAagatcatgtttttttgtgctgaTTTACAGTTTCTTAATCATTAGGGACAGAGTTCTTCAGTATCATGTAATGTTACCTGACATCATAGAGAAAGTGTGTGTTAGTACCCAAGATGCACTGCTGGGTCAATGGGCAGACCTGAAGCCTGGAATCTATTTCATTGAATGGTTATGGGCCAGGTTTTAAATTTTCATTATTGCCGAGCAGAATGAAACTGTCTGAAGATGAGTCAGAACATTGTTCCTCAGTCTCATGTCTACACATGCTGACATTTGCTTTGCAGTTTCCCTCCCCTGTTATACTTTGGTTCATTATTCTACCAACCAAAAGCAGCGAGTCTGCAGTGCTCCTCCACCCCTGGACAGACTGACATCCACCCTTTTTCTGTGCATTGTGCTCCTCCTCTCTGTTCTGCTTTTCATTGCACACAGCATGCCCTCATCCCAGACTTTCAGAACACAGGTATTCAACGTCTTTTCAGTGACCATCACAAGTTTGTGCTCTGCCTCAGTCAGCAAAGAAGAGCCGACCCGTACAGTCAGGTTCTCCTGTTCTAATGGAGCCGTCCATGTGTCCTCAGCAAACGAGGGACATTCATTTCTTCAGCCCACAGATTGGTAAAGGATTTCTcttttcagaaaacaaagaagTGTGCCAGCACATGTATGACATCAACCATAATGTGGTTGATGTTCCCTCAGGTAAGGCCTTTCCTTGACCAATCAGTGGTCTGCAGTGTAAACGTGTCACAGTTGAGTATCAGCTTAGCTCACCTGGCGCCTCAGCTGAGGCAGAAGTAAAAATGCCAAAGGTACAGCgtgaaataaaacaggaaaaaaggGGTTTCAGTCCGAGCTCCACTTGTGTTCGGACGGAGACGGTGACCAGCACTGACAGGAGCACTGAGCCTCAGAACAGTTTCTCAGAACAGAGACTCATTCCCACAAATACACAAGAAACGGAGCAGAAAGAGCTGCAAACACTGAGCTGAAATGACCTGAGTGCACTGGGAATATGAGCCCCACAGTGGAGTGAAGAAATGAAGTCATCCAGCTGAAGCAGTCAAGACTTAGACTTAGACTTAGActttcttttattgtcattgcacaaaaaacacaagtgaGTTTTGACAAGGAAATGTCGTTCCTCGACTACCGGTCAACATCGCTAGATATCCAAGCTATACAGACTGTACAATAAAACGGTGTGGAAGTGCTGTGTGCCAGCACTCGgaataaagaatataaaaaaatatagaaataaataaaatgcacttaGTGCAAAAGTGTTACTAAAATATTGCACTCAGCCTAAGGGAAATTGCACAGACAGAAGTGTGTAAAGTAAAGTGGGAGTAATTGTCCatgtcaatggggggggggggggggggggggggttgttgttATGtgggggagatggatggatgtgcgtTGAGCAGTCTTATGGCcagggggaagaagctgttcctCAATCTGGTTGTCCTGCAGAAGATGCTTCGGAACCTTCTGCCGGACGCCAGCAGGGAGAATAGTCCATGGttggggtgggtggggtctgtgaGGATCTGGTGAGCTCTGGACAGGCAGCGCCTGTCTGCTATGTCTTTGATGGGTGTGAGCGGAGTCCCGATGACCTTCTCCCCTGTCCTCACCACCCTCTGCAGAGACTTCCAGTCGGAGGCCTTACAGCTCCCAGACCAGAGGGAGATGCAGCTGGTCAGCAGGCTCTCAATTGTCCCTTTGTAGAAGGTCAGGAGAATGTGGGGAGGGAGGGAAGCTCTCCTCATCCTACGCAGGAAGTGCAGGCGCTGTTGTCCCTTCTTCACCAGTGATGTGATGTGGagtgaccagctgaggttgTCTGTGATGTGCACCCCCAGAAACCTGCTGACGACCTCCACAGCTGAGTTGTTGATGAGGAGTGGTGAGTGGCCGGGTCTGGATCTCCTGAAGTCAACGATGATCTCCTTGGTCTTGTTGACGTTCAGGATCAGGTTGTTCCCTCTGCACCGGTCCACCAGATGACGCACCTCCTCCCTGTAGGCCACCTCGTTGTTGTCCCGGATGAGGCCCACTACTGTAGTGTTGTCTGCGTACTTCAGGAAGTGGTTGGATCTGAAGCGTGGACGACAGTCGTGGGTCAtcagggtgaacagcaggggGCTCAGGACGCAGCCCTGAGGGGTACCAGTGTTCAGGGTGATGACACTGGAGGTGTTGTTCCCCACTCTGACAGACTGGGTTCTGTCGGTGAGGAAGTCCAGCAGCCAGTTGCACAGGGGGGTGTTCAGTCCCAAGGGGCCCAATTTGCATACCAGGTCCTGGGGGATTATCGTGTTGAATGCTGAGCTGAAGTCCAGAAACAGCATCCGCACGTGGGTGTTCTTCTCCTCCAGGTGCTCCAGGCAGgtgtagagcagtggagactgCATCCTCAGTGCAACGCTTGGGCTGGTATGCAAACTGGAACGTGTGAAAGTGATGTGGTCCTTAACTAGCCTTTCGAAACACTTCATGATGGAAGATGTGAGTGCGACGGGTCGGTAGTCGTTAAGGCACGTGACTGTGGACGTTTTCGGGACCGGGACGATGGTGGCGGACTTGAAGCACCGGGGGACGACGGCCTGGTTCAGGGACGTGTTGAAGATGTCCGTGAGCACGTGGGCCAGCTGGTCTGAGCATTCCTTCATCAGCCGACCTGGAATGTTGTCAGGGCCTGCAGCTTTCCGTGCGCTAACCTTCCTCAGAGCTCTCCGCACAGCCGTGGTTTCCAGTCTGAGTGCCTGTTCGTCGGGGTGTGGAGTCGCTTTCCTCGCAGGGGTGTTGTTCAGCTCTTCGAATCTTCCGAAGAAGTTGTTGAGCTTGTTGAGGAAGCCGGTATCGTTCTGACAGGATGGGGGTGTGGGTTTATAATCCGTGACGGTCTGGATGCCCTGCcacagttgttttgtgttgatgGAGTCTTGGAAGAGACCTTGGATTTTCCGACTGTGGGCTCGCTTGGCGTCTCTGATGGCACGGTTCAGATTGGCTCTCGCCGATCTGAGAGCCACCGCATCACCAGATTTGAACGCAGCATTGCGTTCTGTCAGCTTCGCTCGCACCACTTTGGTCATCCAGGGTTTCTGGTTGGCCCAAGTGACTATAGTTTTAGTTACAGTCTCTTTCTCCATACACCAGCTGATATAGTCCGACACAGATGCAGCATACTCCTCCACGTTGGTGAGCTGGTTGTCTGTTGCAGCCTCTTTGAATACGCTCCATTCAGTGCACTCAAAACAGTCCTGCAGTGCAGACATCGCTCCCTCAGGGCATACTCTCACCTTCTTCACCGCAGGTTTTTCTCTGGTGAGCCGGGGCTGGTATGCAGGAATTAGCATCACAGAGAGATGGTCTGAGGAGCCCAGGTGGGGGCAGGGGGCTGCTCTGTAGGCCTTCTTTATGTTGGTGTAAACAAGGTCCAAAGTGTTCTCCCCTCTGGTAGCAAAGTCCACATGTTGGTGAAAATTGGGAAGCACAGTCTTCATGTTGGCTTGGTTGAAATCCCCATCAACAATAAAAACGCCTTCCGGGTGTGTGGTTTGCATGTCCGTGATGTTGTTGTAGAGAACACATTCAGAGCTTGCTTCGTGTTGGCGctgggtggaatgtaaacagcaaCAATGGTGACGCAGGTGAATTCCTGTGGCAGGTAAAAGGGTCGGCATTTTACAGTCAAAAGTTCAATGTCCTCAGAGCAATGACTGGAGACCCGGGTCGCGTTGTTACACCAGTTATTTTTGGTGTAGATGCAGACACCCCCCCCTCGGGTTTTACCTGTGAGCGCGCAGCTCCTGTCGGCTCGGAATGTTGTTAGCCCGTCCAGGCTAACTGCGCTCTCGGGGACTGATTCACTGAGCCACGTTTCAGTGAGAACAATGGCACAGCAGTTTCTTGTCTCCAGTTTGGAGTGTAAATCCAGCTTGAGATCGTCCATTTTATTTTCCAGGGAGCGTACGTTGGCGAGCAATATTGAAGGAAGCGGCGATCTGTACGGGTTAGCTTTTAGCTTGGCCGTAAGTCCTCCCCGGCAGCCGCGCCTCTGCTTCCTGTTGCGCCGCCTCCGGCGTCTCCATGGGCGGCCTTTGTTTGTGGGGGACTCCGCCGCGTCCACTGGATCTACCTGGCTTAGCAGTCCGAAGCTAAGTAGTGTGGTCCGCGTCTCCGTGCAAATGGAGTCAAAATGCCCTAATTTTCTTAGACTGAGTATAAATTTACGGCTATACACTGTTCCTACACTGTACCGCTGAGCTGTAGATGCAGGAGATATTCTTTTAACCGGTGAATCTAGCGTAGAATTAGCGATGTTGTCGGGAGCCGAAGTAGCCGCAGCCGAGCAGGGCGCCGCCATGGCAACGTAATCAAAGTCAAAGAGATACTCTTAATTCTAGCCCATAATTATGTGGTCATTATGGGATACTGATTCTAGCCCATAACAACGTCCTGTGAAGCCCGCCCCTCCAAGCAGCAGAAGGTGAATATGACTCATGATCGTTTCCACATCAGCAGATATCATTCAAGTCTTTAATCAAGAAAAAGGGGGTGGATGCAGCACCTGAGTGCTGTGCCGTGGTGTACAAAAACACAACCTTTTTTAAAACACTTGTCACTTCCTGCTTGGGTTTCCATGACAACATTACTTGAACAGGATTATAAATCATCATGGTTAGGTCTAAAATACGCTCACCCCCGACCACTGCAGGTCACACACTCCTTTCACAGAACTACAGGCCCTCCCAGGCCGTTCCAGGCCGTTCCAGGCCCTCCCAGACCCTCCCAGACCCTCCCAGACCCTCCCTGGGCCCTCCCAGGCCGTTTGGGTGACTGAAGCAGCCATGGGCTCATATCTGGCAGCAGGACAGTCTCCCATGGACCTTTTCCTGATGCTCAGCTCTGACAAGTTACACCCAGCTTTGAAGTGACAAGATTGGTTTCATAGCTTTATTACATTTGAAACGGTGACATGGAGAGGATGACATGTTCAGTCATGGTACTGGCCTTCACCCATCATATCTTccagaaaacaacaacagatgaACAAGATTAAAAACTTGAGACTCACCAGAGGCTGACTTTCACAAAGGGGAGAGCAGGCACTTATCATGTCACAGCCCACATTCAGGATCATTTCAAATGTAGCTTTTCTCATATACATTATTGttcaggaaaaagaaaacaggaaggtCTGATGGTCACAGTACATGGATTCTTTTCATGTCTCCAGGTTCACATCGGGATCTGGAATAAAGTCCAGACTAAAATGTGGATTGTTCCTACAACTTATCACAGAAAATTCACTCCAAGCAGGCAGATGCTGTACTTCCAGCACCGCATATTCCACTGAGTAGAAACTAACTGAACCTTTCTCAAAGTCCTAAGACATATGTGAAGACTTGTAGAGGTTTGGAGTGGTTTGGATCCTGGTTGGATCCCagctcaggtgtgtctgtgtgtctgggTGGAGCCTGGGTGTTGGGCCCTGTCCTGCCacagtgcacacacatgcatagtAAACCTGGGACAGAGCTCCACCCATCCAGGCTGTGTCAGTATCTAAtcatttgtattttatttcagTTCACCAGATGACTTCattccagggttagggttagggttggggttagggttagggctggggttagggttagggttggggttagggttagggctggggttagggttagggttggggctggagttagggttagggttggggctggggttagggttagggttggggctggagttagggttagggttggggttagggtctGGGCtggagttagggttagggtttgccCTGTATGACTCCCTCTTGTCTTTATGTACATTTAAGTGTCAATAAGAACAGTATTTTGTTGCTATTTGATCCACACAATAAAATGACTCACAGACTCTGCTGTCAAGTGTCACTGATGTTTTAAATGCACAGGCATTTATATACATTCACACGCAGTACAGTTTTTGCTGATTCATCACTTTAAATGGACAGGAATCAGTTGAACAGTGAGGGAACATCTCTGTCTTTCCTCTGTTTCTTCTTGATTCTCAACTGGTGCTGAACAAATAATTTGGGGGCTTTGTAAACTTTTAGCATAAACTTTTAGACTAAAAGCCACTTCGTCCTTTATAGATTATTTTGACCGTGTCCAGGACTTATTTAACTGACCATTTTCAATGTCCTTCTTGAGCAGCACTTGTGTTTGTTGGTGGCTATTTGTCTGGCTGATGACGTTATTAGTTCTATgtttaaatattaaaatatttttttcctgttaTGAAAAGTCAAGTATGCTCCAAGAATACTTTGGAGTGAAAATGTGTTGGCAGATTTAAGTACATTCTTTGCATTGTAGTATTTTTACCACCACACTCACTGGTTTACATCAAATGCCACAGTACCTTAAGAAAAGACAAAATGCATCTGTTGGCTGTCCCTTTGTTTTCCTCTCGGTCTGTAGACCATCATTTCTGCTTACATGACACAATAAGGCTCTCGTGGCAGATGAGGTTTAGTCCTGCAGCAGGCTGGTAGGTGTGAAAGGAGCCCTTTTCTCAAGTCTTTGTTAAGGAAGAAACAGACAATAGGATTGACCCCTGCTTGGGCAAAGCTCATCCACACAGTGGTAGAGAGGTACCGGTGGGGTATTGTGCAAGCCTTGACAAACACCCTCCAATAGCAAGCCACTATGTAAGGAGACCAGAGCACCAGGAACAGCAATGTGATAACGTAGAACATCCTACCAAGCTGTTTCTCTGCTTTGAACTCCTCCATGCCCAATAGGCGCCGGTTCTGGTTGTGCAAGTTCTGCCGAATTCCCAGCAGAGTCGGTGGCATTGGGCCCCTCCCAAAACCCGCAATCCAGTTAGCTGCTGCTTGGCCTGTGGCTCCTGGCCCGTGGAAGGTCCAGTTCTGACTTATGGCTGGTACCATTTGGACGGGCTTCATCTTGCGGTGCTTGTACTCAAAGAGGAGCAGCTTCATGTAGACAACATGTGTCGCTAAAATAAGCACAGCCAGCATTAGCATGAAGCCTAATGTATCATTAGCCTTGAAGTAGCGATGCTCAAAGATGCACTGGTCCTCCTCTCGGATGAATTTGTAGGTGCCCACGTCAAAAACTGGTGGGAAAGCCATTGCCACAGATAATGTCCACACCATGCACACCACTGCCACACATGTCCAGAATGTCATGCGTTTAGAGTAAAACCGATGGTGTGCAATAGCCATGTAGCGTGTTACACTGATACAGAAGAGCATGAAGGCAGCATGGAAGCAGAAGAGCACTGCCATGAAGGCTACCACTTTACAGCTCAGCACACTGTAGGTCCAGGCTGAGCCATTCTTTATGGACACCAGTACAAAGGGAAAGCAGATGGCTGAGCGGATGGTGTCTGCCAGGCACAGGTCCAGCAGGAAGTAGTACGGTGCCTTGTGAAGGGCCCGGTCCCGCAGTACGAGCAGCGACACCAGCAGGTTCCCCGCCAGGCTGATGCAGATGATCAGCCCCAACAGCACCAGTTTAATGTAGGTAGATACAGCTGAGGAGGAACTCTCCAccaccatacctgcagcagtgGCCACCGCAGCAGCCATGGGCCCTGCAGGCCCTTCACTGCTCTCACTTCCATTTGCCATCCCGAATGGGCTCCCGCTGATACCACCTTATCTTTAAACAACAAAGCCACTGCTTCTCCAACTGCCCTCTGTTCCTTCCCTCTCAGAGTTCACAGGGAACAGGAACACCTCAGTCCACATTGCCCCATCTCAAGCAGGTTCCTATTGCTGATGTCGTTTTTTTCAATGATGCTCTCCAGGAACCTGAAAGCAATTGGAAAAGATCAACGATAAGAGATTTAATACGTCTTGTACAGacatgtcttaaaaaaaaactcacccaAGTGTTACAACACCAGATTAAAAACATGCACAGAAACTTTTACTGTCAGTTGTCCTGCTTCTTTCTCTGATAAACTATCTTATAAAAACATCCTTATGTTGACAGATGCAAACCGTCTGCAGTATTTCGAAAAATTGTGACCACATGTAGTTTTTTCTGTTTGAGTTCTTTGTGACATGATTTGTTGTCAGGATGTGATACTGAACTGTGGCTTGATGAACAACTCAACAAAGTCTAATAaaaccgcacttactctagcactagttatgctcttagctgtttggttttggaaggaaatgcacttatgatttcttgtgacctgaagttcttttgcctaccgatgtggaacacacttattgtaagttgctttggataaaagcgtctgcagaatgactgtaatgtaatgtaatgtaaaacatTGAAACACATTAGTGATAAAATATTGAAATGAATTTGACAGAACCACAGTGGACATTGTTTGGACTGTGTGAGGAAAGCAAAGCCATGCAGTTAGTTAGTTTTAATAACAGCTAATAAATTTCAGAGTAACTCAACTGTGTATTCTCTGGTAAAAGTTTCCAAGCTTTGGGAAAGACGATAGTGACAGAATAACCATAAAATTTAAAGAACAATGACCAAGGTTATTTTTGTATAGGGATGTTAGAACATATCACATTGAGTTGaaatagtgctgggcggtataccggttcacaccgaataccggtttataatttcattatgatatgaatttttaatataccgccataccggtgtatttgattacacaacggggggaacgctgcgtcgcgcaacattgtttgagacgggacccttttcagtgttgcgcttctaaacacgcatgttaactgtctatttttaacgctatttaaaaa
This window contains:
- the gpr173 gene encoding putative G-protein coupled receptor 173 → MANGSESSEGPAGPMAAAVATAAGMVVESSSSAVSTYIKLVLLGLIICISLAGNLLVSLLVLRDRALHKAPYYFLLDLCLADTIRSAICFPFVLVSIKNGSAWTYSVLSCKVVAFMAVLFCFHAAFMLFCISVTRYMAIAHHRFYSKRMTFWTCVAVVCMVWTLSVAMAFPPVFDVGTYKFIREEDQCIFEHRYFKANDTLGFMLMLAVLILATHVVYMKLLLFEYKHRKMKPVQMVPAISQNWTFHGPGATGQAAANWIAGFGRGPMPPTLLGIRQNLHNQNRRLLGMEEFKAEKQLGRMFYVITLLFLVLWSPYIVACYWRVFVKACTIPHRYLSTTVWMSFAQAGVNPIVCFFLNKDLRKGLLSHLPACCRTKPHLPREPYCVM